The proteins below come from a single Tissierella sp. MB52-C2 genomic window:
- a CDS encoding RluA family pseudouridine synthase — MREITIDKNENEQRLDRFLKKYLAEAPQGFVYKMIRKKNVKLNGTKVQPETTIYEGDKIQLYLSDETIDKFIAKKEEIRSKIIPNIIYEDNNIILINKPIGILSHGASKEFEENIVDSMVSYLIQKGDFVPRIQKTFTPSICNRLDRNTSGIIIGAKNYEALKTINEAMKNSKIRRFYKTIVKGNIKKEFMAEGFLSKDEERNRVTIYRDDVDGAKKIETIIKPLKNNKGYSLLEIELITGRTHQIRGHLSSLGYPVIGDRKYGDSDINKKFKEKYSLENQWLHGYKIEFNGLQDELQYLNGKIFTSEVEGKVGEIEKDLFE; from the coding sequence TTGAGAGAGATAACAATAGATAAAAACGAAAATGAACAAAGACTTGATAGGTTTTTAAAAAAATATTTGGCAGAAGCTCCTCAGGGATTTGTCTATAAAATGATTAGGAAAAAGAACGTAAAGTTAAATGGGACTAAAGTTCAGCCAGAAACTACAATTTACGAAGGAGATAAAATACAGCTTTATTTATCAGACGAAACTATAGATAAATTTATAGCTAAAAAAGAAGAGATAAGATCTAAAATTATACCTAATATTATATATGAGGATAATAATATAATTTTAATAAACAAACCTATAGGAATATTATCCCATGGTGCATCTAAGGAGTTTGAAGAAAATATAGTAGATAGTATGGTATCATATTTAATTCAGAAAGGTGATTTTGTACCAAGAATACAAAAGACATTTACTCCTTCCATATGTAATAGATTAGATAGAAACACTTCTGGAATAATAATTGGAGCTAAAAACTATGAGGCTCTAAAAACAATAAATGAAGCCATGAAAAACAGCAAAATAAGAAGGTTCTATAAAACCATAGTAAAAGGAAATATAAAAAAAGAATTTATGGCAGAAGGATTTCTATCAAAGGATGAAGAAAGAAATAGAGTAACAATATATAGAGATGATGTAGATGGAGCTAAAAAAATAGAAACTATAATTAAACCTTTAAAAAACAATAAGGGATATTCTTTACTTGAAATAGAATTAATTACTGGAAGGACACATCAAATAAGGGGACATTTATCATCCCTTGGATACCCAGTTATAGGAGATAGAAAGTATGGAGATAGTGATATAAATAAGAAATTCAAGGAGAAGTACTCCTTAGAAAATCAATGGCTTCATGGATATAAAATAGAATTTAATGGATTACAGGATGAATTACAGTATCTAAATGGCAAAATATTTACTAGTGAAGTAGAAGGAAAGGTAGGAGAGATAGAGAAGGATTTATTTGAATAA
- a CDS encoding DUF6648 family protein translates to MIFYGRIGDNFETFFHRRSSLIVEFERGNITKRQFLEYNYDLVMRMNFKPFLRIDSYEMGMFNYQYYNVLAKYFTMLAKEVKNTRKHQKYYNYYLNKGNNYYHEKDKATLNLLKFLEFEDIEAYFVSLNSKSLDDKLFEIVLLNYKEAIFHSKAIWLLDILKEEGIFIEEKKLSLIDGYINETY, encoded by the coding sequence TTGATTTTTTATGGCAGAATAGGGGATAACTTTGAGACATTTTTTCATAGAAGATCCTCTCTAATAGTTGAGTTTGAAAGAGGAAATATAACGAAGAGACAATTCTTAGAATATAATTATGATTTAGTAATGAGAATGAATTTTAAACCTTTTTTAAGGATTGATAGTTATGAAATGGGAATGTTTAATTATCAGTATTACAATGTATTAGCAAAGTACTTTACTATGTTGGCTAAAGAAGTAAAAAACACTAGAAAACATCAAAAGTATTATAATTATTATTTAAATAAGGGAAATAATTATTATCATGAAAAGGATAAGGCAACTCTAAATTTACTTAAGTTTCTAGAATTTGAAGATATTGAAGCATATTTTGTTAGCTTAAATTCAAAAAGTTTAGACGATAAACTTTTTGAAATTGTACTTCTAAATTATAAAGAAGCCATATTTCATTCAAAGGCAATTTGGTTATTAGATATATTAAAAGAAGAAGGAATATTTATAGAAGAAAAGAAATTATCTTTAATAGATGGATATATTAATGAAACATATTAA
- the spo0A gene encoding sporulation transcription factor Spo0A: protein MNKIKIVIADDNREFSDILTRFISSYDEFEVVGTAKDGIEVLEVIEREKPDVLILDIIMPHLDGLEVLERLHDSSSLNNIKLPRVIVLLAVGQDKITQRAIELGAHYYVVKPFDFKVFIKRLKQVAGIESSVINAQIQEQTETYSSNIANIPNKFNVGSEKKLEAKITKIIHEIGIPAHIKGYLYLREAIFMVIEDMDFLGAITKELYPNIAVKFNTTPSRVERAIRHAIEVAWTRGKIDTINKLFGYTVSNNKGKPTNSEFIALIADKLRLEQEGLTSNF from the coding sequence ATGAACAAAATAAAAATTGTAATAGCAGATGATAATAGGGAGTTTAGTGACATTTTAACCCGTTTTATATCATCTTATGATGAATTTGAAGTTGTAGGTACAGCAAAGGATGGAATTGAGGTCTTAGAGGTAATAGAGAGAGAAAAGCCAGACGTATTAATATTAGATATAATTATGCCACACTTAGATGGATTAGAGGTTCTAGAAAGATTACATGATTCAAGTAGTTTGAATAATATTAAACTACCAAGGGTAATTGTATTATTGGCAGTGGGACAAGATAAAATTACTCAAAGAGCTATAGAATTAGGGGCGCATTATTATGTTGTTAAACCATTTGATTTCAAAGTATTTATAAAGAGATTAAAACAAGTGGCGGGAATAGAATCTAGTGTCATAAATGCACAAATACAGGAACAAACTGAAACTTATTCAAGTAATATTGCAAATATACCTAATAAATTCAATGTTGGTAGTGAAAAGAAATTAGAGGCTAAAATAACTAAAATCATACATGAAATAGGAATTCCAGCTCATATAAAAGGATATTTATATTTGAGAGAAGCAATCTTTATGGTAATTGAAGATATGGACTTTTTAGGTGCCATAACTAAGGAATTATACCCTAATATTGCAGTTAAATTTAATACAACTCCCTCTAGGGTAGAAAGAGCTATTAGACACGCTATTGAAGTAGCTTGGACTAGAGGGAAAATTGACACTATAAACAAACTATTTGGCTATACTGTAAGCAACAATAAAGGTAAGCCAACAAATAGTGAATTTATAGCGCTTATTGCAGATAAGTTAAGATTAGAACAAGAAGGATTAACTTCAAACTTTTAA
- the spoIVB gene encoding SpoIVB peptidase — protein sequence MGKFKFSHKIVISILILFILSLSIQTNKILFHPSIINVVKGENKSLDISFPFFLSISHEKENVVEASLSETENIGLKKSYKLNGLDAGEAEIQLKLLGFIPIKNYNINVINRPQLVPGGNAIGVRLNTKGVLVVAVTDVIDANGERKSPAKDAGLKVGDSILEINGTKVTDAEHVVGILNDIKDTKVEILVQRNKAEFLTESLPVKSIQDNCYRLGIWVRDKTSGIGTLTYYNKETNEFGALGHGIIDTDTGGLLSVEKGKIMNAKISKIEQGKKGTPGEIRGVFYETKNLLGDISVNSPYGIYGTINGENLDSEYKEPIPIGFKEEVKEGKAYILSTVDNNKVEKFEIEITKVQQQSKIDQKSMIVRVTDSRLLEKTGGIVQGMSGSPIIQDDKLIGAITHVFVNDPTKGYGIYIEWMLEQNK from the coding sequence TTGGGGAAATTTAAGTTTAGCCATAAAATTGTAATTTCGATTCTAATATTATTTATTTTAAGTTTAAGTATACAAACTAACAAAATTTTATTTCATCCTTCTATTATCAATGTAGTAAAAGGAGAAAATAAAAGCCTAGATATATCATTTCCATTTTTCTTAAGTATTAGCCATGAAAAAGAAAATGTAGTAGAGGCTAGTTTAAGTGAAACTGAAAATATTGGATTGAAAAAGTCCTATAAGTTAAATGGCTTAGATGCAGGAGAAGCAGAAATTCAGCTAAAACTTTTAGGTTTTATACCTATAAAAAATTATAATATAAATGTAATAAATAGACCACAATTAGTTCCAGGTGGAAACGCTATCGGTGTAAGATTAAATACCAAAGGTGTATTAGTAGTAGCAGTGACAGATGTAATCGATGCTAATGGAGAAAGAAAAAGCCCAGCTAAAGATGCAGGCTTAAAAGTAGGAGATAGTATATTAGAAATAAACGGAACAAAAGTAACAGATGCTGAACATGTAGTTGGCATTCTGAATGATATTAAGGATACTAAAGTAGAAATACTTGTACAGCGAAACAAAGCAGAGTTTTTAACAGAATCACTACCTGTTAAAAGTATTCAAGATAACTGTTATAGATTAGGAATATGGGTAAGAGATAAAACTTCAGGTATAGGAACATTAACGTATTATAATAAAGAAACAAATGAATTTGGTGCACTAGGTCATGGGATTATAGATACAGATACAGGTGGTTTATTATCTGTAGAAAAAGGTAAAATAATGAATGCCAAAATATCAAAAATTGAACAAGGGAAAAAAGGGACTCCTGGTGAAATCAGAGGAGTATTTTATGAGACAAAAAACTTACTAGGAGATATATCAGTTAATAGTCCCTATGGAATTTATGGAACTATAAATGGAGAAAATTTAGATTCTGAGTATAAAGAACCTATACCTATTGGATTTAAAGAAGAAGTAAAAGAAGGAAAAGCATATATACTGAGCACAGTTGATAATAATAAAGTAGAAAAATTTGAAATTGAAATAACAAAAGTGCAGCAACAATCAAAGATTGATCAAAAAAGTATGATAGTTAGAGTCACTGATTCAAGACTTTTAGAGAAAACTGGAGGAATAGTACAGGGAATGAGCGGTAGTCCTATAATTCAAGATGATAAACTAATTGGAGCCATTACTCATGTTTTCGTAAATGATCCAACTAAGGGTTATGGAATATATATTGAATGGATGTTAGAACAAAACAAATAA
- the recN gene encoding DNA repair protein RecN, which translates to MLIELNIKNFAIIEELKINFTKGLNIITGETGSGKSILIEAIGIILGSRSSREFIQSGKEKALLEGVFHIEDSSTIRPILDEYSIDMDEDNILIISKEIYLNGPSLSRVNGRNITLSMLKNITTKLVDIFGQHEHQSLLDSSNHQTLVDSFGDKELFELKEQIKDYYQNWSNEKNKLKNLSINSSERDREIDILKFQIEEINDVRLTKDDESNLEIEYKRLSNIEEISNLMEAALLHMTNESFDSPSISALMNRSISIMNNAKKFDENIIQFYKRLIDINYEFQDLYREVQNYLENIDIDSERLNFLSERINIVNKLKKKYGNTIEEILIFRDKSQERLNELLNFEKEFEKTNLKILELENKLKSVSEKLTEKRKIISKKLEKDIKNELSFLNMTKVDFKVDFGESSIFTSEGQDKIEFLISTNIGEDLKPLSKIVSGGEMSRIMLAFKSILAFSDKIPTMIFDEIDTGISGRTAQIVGEKIHQISNNHQVICISHLPQITALADSHFVINKVILENKTRTIINRLSEEDRVKEMARLLGGVDLTDTTLKHAYEMIEMSKKIKKNN; encoded by the coding sequence ATGTTAATTGAATTAAATATTAAAAATTTTGCAATTATAGAAGAATTAAAAATAAATTTTACTAAGGGTTTAAATATTATTACAGGAGAAACAGGCTCTGGAAAATCGATTTTAATTGAGGCCATAGGTATAATCTTAGGCTCTAGATCCAGCAGAGAATTTATTCAGTCTGGGAAGGAGAAGGCCTTGTTGGAGGGAGTATTTCATATAGAGGATTCATCTACTATAAGACCTATATTAGATGAATATTCAATAGATATGGATGAAGATAATATACTGATCATTTCTAAAGAAATTTACTTAAATGGACCTAGTTTATCTAGAGTCAATGGTAGAAATATTACTTTAAGTATGTTAAAGAACATAACGACAAAGCTAGTGGATATCTTTGGACAACATGAACATCAATCTCTATTAGATTCTTCTAATCATCAGACATTAGTGGATTCCTTTGGGGATAAGGAATTATTTGAACTAAAGGAACAAATTAAAGATTATTATCAAAACTGGTCAAACGAAAAAAACAAACTAAAAAATCTTTCCATAAATAGCAGTGAGAGAGATAGAGAAATAGATATACTCAAATTTCAAATCGAAGAAATAAATGATGTTAGATTGACTAAAGATGATGAAAGCAATTTAGAAATAGAATATAAAAGGTTATCAAATATAGAAGAAATTTCAAATCTAATGGAAGCGGCTTTGCTTCATATGACTAATGAGAGCTTCGATTCTCCCAGTATATCGGCCTTAATGAATAGAAGTATTTCTATTATGAATAATGCGAAGAAATTTGATGAAAATATTATACAATTTTATAAAAGACTTATAGATATAAATTATGAATTTCAAGACTTATATAGAGAAGTACAAAATTACTTAGAAAATATTGATATAGATTCTGAAAGATTAAATTTTTTAAGTGAAAGGATTAATATCGTAAATAAATTAAAAAAGAAATATGGAAATACCATAGAGGAGATTTTAATTTTTAGAGATAAATCTCAAGAAAGATTAAATGAACTCTTAAACTTTGAAAAAGAATTTGAAAAAACAAATTTAAAAATACTTGAATTAGAAAATAAGCTAAAGTCAGTTTCTGAAAAACTAACAGAAAAAAGAAAAATTATATCTAAGAAACTGGAAAAAGACATAAAAAATGAACTAAGCTTCTTAAATATGACGAAGGTAGATTTTAAAGTAGATTTTGGAGAAAGTTCTATATTTACTTCTGAAGGACAAGATAAAATAGAATTTCTTATATCTACAAATATAGGAGAAGATTTAAAACCGTTATCTAAAATTGTATCTGGCGGAGAGATGTCTAGGATAATGTTAGCTTTTAAAAGCATTTTAGCTTTTTCTGATAAAATACCTACTATGATATTTGATGAAATTGATACAGGAATTTCAGGAAGGACTGCTCAAATTGTAGGAGAAAAGATTCATCAAATCTCAAATAATCATCAAGTAATATGTATTTCTCACTTGCCTCAAATAACTGCCTTAGCAGACAGCCATTTTGTCATAAATAAGGTTATATTAGAGAATAAAACAAGAACTATAATAAATAGACTTTCAGAGGAAGATAGAGTCAAAGAAATGGCTAGACTTTTAGGTGGTGTAGATTTAACTGATACTACTCTTAAACACGCTTATGAAATGATAGAAATGTCTAAAAAAATCAAAAAAAATAATTAA
- a CDS encoding TlyA family RNA methyltransferase encodes MKKRADIILYEKGLVDSREKGKRVIMEGSVFIGNQRIDKPGEKIDEDAEITIKENPNIYVSRGGLKLEKAVELFDLALENKVCMDIGSSTGGFTDCMLRKGASKSFAVDVGYGQLDWKLRNDPRVVVMERTNIRNVTKEDINEEIDFISIDVSFISLRLVLPVAKTLLSEDGQIIALIKPQFEAGKDKVGKKGIIRDKNIHFDVIKTVAEFSNEIGLGISGLTYSPITGATGNIEYLIYLKNNINDTIEEELIAKVIEEAHNTLS; translated from the coding sequence GTGAAAAAAAGAGCAGATATAATTCTTTATGAAAAAGGTTTAGTAGATTCACGAGAGAAGGGTAAAAGAGTTATAATGGAAGGTTCAGTCTTTATCGGAAATCAGCGTATAGATAAACCTGGAGAAAAAATAGATGAAGATGCAGAAATTACCATTAAAGAAAATCCAAATATATATGTAAGCCGTGGAGGATTAAAATTAGAAAAAGCTGTTGAATTATTTGATTTAGCATTGGAGAACAAAGTTTGCATGGATATAGGATCTTCTACTGGTGGATTTACAGACTGTATGCTAAGGAAGGGTGCATCTAAAAGTTTTGCTGTTGACGTAGGCTATGGACAGTTAGATTGGAAGCTAAGAAACGATCCAAGAGTAGTAGTCATGGAAAGAACTAATATAAGAAATGTGACTAAAGAAGATATTAATGAAGAAATAGATTTTATATCTATTGATGTATCTTTTATTTCTCTACGTTTGGTTTTGCCTGTAGCTAAAACTTTATTAAGTGAAGATGGACAGATTATTGCATTAATAAAGCCACAATTTGAAGCTGGAAAAGATAAAGTAGGGAAGAAAGGAATAATTAGAGATAAAAACATTCATTTTGATGTAATAAAAACTGTGGCAGAGTTTTCTAATGAAATTGGATTAGGGATTTCAGGCCTCACTTACTCTCCTATAACTGGAGCTACGGGAAATATCGAGTATTTAATATATTTAAAAAATAACATAAATGACACTATTGAAGAAGAATTAATTGCAAAAGTTATTGAAGAAGCTCATAATACTCTTAGTTAA
- a CDS encoding polyprenyl synthetase family protein gives MDLNSELKRVNSIIDIELKNKLKDKDIYQKRIVEAIDYSLFTGGKRLRPIMAIKSYELFKDNIEEILPYAMAIEMIHTYSLIHDDLPSMDNDDFRRGKPTSHKVFGEAMAILAGDGLLNLAFETMADHIDKNAKTLEDYKRYTRAFKEISKYSGIYGMIGGQVVDLLATHSTTSEEKLLFMYETKTAALIRSALVSGAIIGDASDIEIEAMRNFGLNLGLAYQIRDDILDINKDKSIKKLTYLSFHNLDRAKIAVEEYSNRAMDSLKELSNRKIDFFVALTGDLMSRNK, from the coding sequence TTGGATTTAAATAGTGAATTAAAAAGAGTTAATTCTATAATCGATATAGAATTAAAAAATAAGCTTAAAGATAAAGATATTTATCAAAAAAGAATTGTGGAAGCTATAGATTATAGTTTATTTACTGGTGGTAAAAGATTAAGACCTATAATGGCTATTAAAAGCTATGAACTTTTTAAAGATAATATAGAAGAAATATTGCCTTATGCAATGGCTATTGAAATGATACATACATATTCTTTAATACATGATGATTTGCCATCAATGGATAATGATGATTTTAGAAGGGGTAAACCTACTAGTCATAAAGTATTTGGTGAAGCTATGGCAATTTTAGCAGGTGATGGTCTTTTAAATCTAGCTTTTGAAACTATGGCAGACCATATAGATAAAAATGCAAAAACTTTAGAAGACTATAAAAGATATACTAGAGCTTTTAAAGAAATCAGTAAGTATTCAGGAATATATGGTATGATTGGAGGACAAGTAGTTGATCTTTTAGCCACTCATAGTACTACATCAGAGGAAAAACTTTTATTTATGTATGAGACTAAGACTGCTGCCTTAATTCGATCAGCTCTAGTATCAGGTGCTATTATTGGGGATGCCTCAGATATTGAAATAGAGGCTATGAGAAATTTTGGTTTAAATCTTGGGTTAGCGTATCAAATTAGAGATGATATTTTAGATATAAATAAAGATAAAAGTATAAAAAAATTAACCTATTTATCATTCCATAACTTAGATAGGGCAAAAATAGCAGTTGAAGAATATAGTAATAGAGCGATGGATTCTTTAAAAGAATTGAGCAATAGAAAGATTGACTTTTTTGTGGCTCTAACTGGAGACTTAATGAGTCGTAATAAATAG
- the xseB gene encoding exodeoxyribonuclease VII small subunit, translated as MKNKELTYEEAIIKLESILEQLEDDGNTLDESIDKFKKGIELYNYCNNLLYKAEGELKILLEDKEGNMLDIEFPMEG; from the coding sequence ATGAAGAATAAAGAATTAACTTATGAAGAGGCTATTATAAAACTAGAATCCATCTTAGAGCAGTTGGAAGATGATGGTAATACCTTAGATGAATCTATAGATAAGTTTAAAAAAGGTATAGAATTATACAATTACTGTAATAATTTATTATATAAGGCAGAAGGAGAATTAAAGATTTTACTAGAAGATAAGGAAGGCAATATGTTAGATATTGAATTCCCTATGGAGGGATAG
- the xseA gene encoding exodeoxyribonuclease VII large subunit, with amino-acid sequence MDIRPLRVSEVNSYIKRLFLSDMILSSLSIEGEVSNFKHHYSGHMYFNLKDEKGKIKSVMFRSDNESLKFNLEEGMKIIATGYISLYEKEGDYQFYIRHIKESGLGDLYRAFEELKKKLESEGLFSETNKKPIPTMPKKIGIVTSATGAAIKDIITVIRRRFPPCNILIYPSLVQGTQAPKEICKGLNYLDSREDVDLIITGRGGGSIEELFAFNDEDVARTIYNLNTPIISAIGHETDFTIADFVADLRAPTPSAAAELAVPNIYNIKSELENKYNRLIKSVFQILGQHKVRIDYLNRNLKFFNPVNQLRDKRQEIDNLFKDLNYLMEKDFINRKNQLSALKNNLDILNPLLALGRGYGILMDKEGKLIKSIEDAILDEEINILLKDGRISTIVKAIDKGGLVDEE; translated from the coding sequence ATGGATATAAGACCCCTAAGGGTAAGTGAAGTTAATAGCTATATTAAAAGATTATTTTTATCTGATATGATTTTATCTTCTTTAAGTATTGAAGGAGAGGTTTCTAACTTCAAACATCATTATAGTGGACATATGTATTTCAATCTTAAAGATGAAAAGGGAAAAATTAAATCAGTCATGTTTAGAAGTGATAATGAGAGTTTAAAGTTTAATTTAGAAGAAGGTATGAAGATAATAGCAACAGGATATATCTCCCTATATGAAAAAGAGGGAGATTATCAATTTTATATTAGACATATTAAGGAAAGTGGTTTAGGAGACCTTTATAGAGCTTTTGAAGAACTAAAAAAGAAATTAGAATCTGAAGGATTGTTCTCAGAAACTAATAAAAAACCTATACCTACTATGCCTAAAAAAATAGGTATAGTAACATCGGCTACTGGTGCTGCCATTAAAGATATTATTACAGTAATTAGAAGAAGATTTCCTCCTTGCAATATACTCATATATCCGTCTTTAGTCCAAGGGACACAGGCTCCTAAGGAAATATGTAAAGGGCTTAATTATTTAGATAGTAGAGAAGATGTAGATCTGATAATTACTGGCAGGGGTGGTGGGTCTATAGAAGAGTTATTTGCCTTTAATGATGAAGATGTGGCTAGAACTATATATAACCTCAATACTCCAATTATATCTGCTATAGGTCATGAAACAGACTTTACCATAGCAGATTTTGTTGCAGATTTAAGAGCTCCTACACCTTCAGCTGCTGCTGAACTTGCAGTACCTAATATATATAATATAAAAAGTGAATTAGAAAACAAATATAATAGACTGATCAAAAGTGTTTTTCAAATTCTAGGACAACATAAAGTAAGAATAGATTATCTAAATAGAAATTTAAAGTTTTTTAATCCTGTAAATCAATTAAGAGATAAAAGACAAGAGATAGATAATCTGTTTAAGGATTTAAATTATCTAATGGAAAAGGATTTTATTAATAGAAAAAACCAATTATCAGCCTTGAAAAATAACCTAGATATATTAAACCCATTACTTGCCTTAGGTAGGGGATATGGGATTTTAATGGATAAAGAGGGAAAACTTATTAAATCTATTGAAGATGCCATATTAGACGAGGAAATCAATATATTACTAAAGGATGGAAGAATAAGTACAATAGTAAAAGCCATTGATAAAGGAGGACTAGTAGATGAAGAATAA
- the nusB gene encoding transcription antitermination factor NusB: MGRKQAREGTMKLLYQMAVNEDFSDEAMDVYFTEYTFDELEKEYILDAINQIKENMDSIDTYIEKHLEGWNINRIAKVDLAVLRIAVYEIIYRKDIPVQVSINEAIEIVKKYSTDESFKFINGVLGGLVRSINKE, translated from the coding sequence ATGGGAAGAAAACAAGCAAGAGAAGGAACTATGAAACTACTTTATCAAATGGCAGTAAATGAAGATTTTTCTGATGAAGCAATGGATGTTTACTTTACTGAATATACCTTTGATGAATTAGAAAAAGAATATATATTAGACGCTATAAATCAAATAAAGGAAAATATGGACTCCATTGATACTTATATTGAAAAACATTTGGAGGGCTGGAATATTAATAGAATAGCTAAAGTTGATTTGGCAGTTTTAAGAATAGCAGTATATGAGATTATATATAGAAAAGATATTCCTGTTCAAGTATCCATCAATGAAGCCATTGAAATCGTGAAAAAATACAGTACCGATGAATCCTTCAAGTTTATTAACGGAGTCCTAGGAGGACTAGTTCGTTCCATTAATAAAGAATAA
- a CDS encoding DUF2273 domain-containing protein: MIKQILRELLESINNNRGKFFGALVGFLVAVLILIIGFLKTLFIFLCTCIGYILGSKSYKKIDFREILEKILPLGGRS, from the coding sequence ATGATTAAACAAATATTAAGAGAACTTCTAGAGTCTATTAATAATAATCGAGGGAAATTTTTTGGAGCATTGGTAGGATTCTTAGTGGCTGTTTTAATTCTTATTATTGGTTTTTTAAAAACCTTGTTTATTTTCCTATGTACTTGTATAGGATATATTCTAGGAAGTAAATCATATAAAAAAATAGACTTTAGGGAAATTCTAGAAAAAATACTTCCTCTAGGTGGTAGAAGTTAA
- the amaP gene encoding alkaline shock response membrane anchor protein AmaP, whose product MKILDRLIIALFSLIILALSVFLIMIPFNVNGFLSIQNISYFIVNMNRNYYYTLAGILLFIASIRIIFSGFSRKGDEVRGGSYLITRNDFGEIMIYSNTIVSLVQTAVEKFSGISNIKIDVRLMEGQVGINLTGDVSPGVSIPEVTKELQSVVKEYIENATGAQVSEINVKTNNVSVPTRVVR is encoded by the coding sequence ATGAAGATACTTGATAGGTTAATTATTGCTTTATTTTCTTTAATTATACTGGCGTTGTCTGTATTTCTAATTATGATTCCATTCAATGTAAATGGTTTTTTGTCAATTCAAAATATAAGTTATTTTATTGTGAATATGAACAGAAACTATTATTATACTCTGGCCGGAATTCTTTTATTTATTGCTAGTATAAGAATTATCTTTTCAGGATTTTCTAGAAAAGGTGATGAAGTAAGAGGAGGTTCATATTTAATTACAAGAAATGATTTTGGAGAGATAATGATTTATTCCAATACTATTGTTTCTTTAGTACAAACTGCAGTAGAGAAATTCTCAGGTATAAGCAATATTAAAATTGACGTAAGACTTATGGAAGGACAAGTTGGAATCAACCTTACAGGAGACGTGTCACCTGGCGTTAGTATTCCAGAAGTAACTAAGGAACTACAATCTGTAGTTAAGGAATATATTGAAAACGCAACAGGAGCGCAAGTAAGCGAAATAAATGTGAAAACAAATAATGTATCAGTACCTACTAGAGTAGTAAGATAA
- a CDS encoding Asp23/Gls24 family envelope stress response protein, producing MNEFSNNEDIEHGTVKIADDVVAIIAGIAATEVEGVAGMSGGITGGITEMLGMKNLSKGVKVEVGDQEAAIDLYIIVEYGSNISELGKKVQENVKSTLETMTGLNIIEVNVNILGVNIPRESKVETEPRVK from the coding sequence TTGAACGAGTTTTCAAATAATGAAGATATTGAACATGGAACAGTAAAAATTGCAGATGATGTAGTTGCCATTATTGCTGGAATAGCAGCCACTGAGGTAGAAGGTGTAGCAGGTATGAGTGGTGGTATTACTGGCGGCATTACTGAAATGTTAGGAATGAAGAATTTATCTAAGGGCGTTAAAGTAGAAGTTGGAGATCAGGAAGCGGCTATAGATTTATATATCATTGTGGAATATGGCTCAAATATTTCAGAACTTGGTAAGAAGGTACAAGAAAATGTTAAAAGTACATTAGAAACTATGACTGGATTAAACATCATAGAAGTAAATGTAAATATTTTAGGTGTAAATATTCCAAGGGAGTCGAAGGTAGAAACAGAACCAAGAGTAAAGTAG